The Fluviicola sp. genome contains a region encoding:
- the gldN gene encoding gliding motility protein GldN yields MKRLVLLSTLFAGSLLTNAQEINGGPVNVPQADVIDGVYMTEHIPTKKMIPYEFVREADVVWSHRVWRMIDMREKMNHPIYLPFDKHTPSGQYVRNTSRWSLWTILRHHIVNGDLKVFSPYNPYQFDMLDGDQFKYPVVPEAGKNYYTDSLFRDKVFYYLGKLGAQSDVPLTNEFGDPIEITLPDGTITFKYPPADTMWIDSENIVQYRIKEDWFFDKERSVLDVRILGIAPVTYREEESPTGGKTITGMDEKFWLYFPHCRYILANYFVYNDKNDAQWQSFDDLFWQRRFTSTIYRETNVFDREIDSYKTGVDALMESEKITEEIRNFEHDVWNF; encoded by the coding sequence ATGAAACGTTTAGTTCTATTAAGTACCTTGTTTGCTGGTTCGTTATTAACGAACGCGCAGGAAATCAATGGTGGACCAGTGAATGTTCCTCAGGCGGATGTAATTGATGGGGTGTATATGACAGAACATATACCGACCAAAAAAATGATTCCTTATGAGTTTGTTCGTGAAGCTGATGTAGTCTGGAGTCATCGTGTTTGGCGTATGATCGATATGCGTGAGAAAATGAATCACCCGATTTATTTACCGTTTGATAAACACACTCCATCTGGTCAGTATGTAAGAAATACGAGCCGTTGGTCTTTGTGGACAATCTTGCGTCACCATATTGTCAACGGAGATTTGAAAGTGTTTTCACCTTACAACCCATATCAGTTTGATATGTTGGATGGAGATCAGTTCAAGTATCCGGTAGTACCTGAAGCAGGGAAGAATTACTATACGGATTCTTTATTCCGCGACAAGGTCTTCTATTATTTAGGAAAATTAGGTGCTCAAAGTGATGTTCCATTGACAAATGAGTTCGGAGATCCGATTGAAATTACACTTCCTGACGGAACGATTACTTTCAAATACCCTCCGGCTGACACGATGTGGATCGATTCTGAGAACATTGTACAATACCGCATTAAAGAAGATTGGTTCTTTGATAAAGAAAGATCAGTATTGGATGTGCGTATTTTGGGAATTGCTCCTGTAACTTACAGAGAAGAAGAATCTCCTACAGGCGGTAAAACAATTACCGGAATGGATGAGAAATTCTGGTTATATTTCCCGCACTGCCGTTATATTCTTGCAAACTACTTCGTGTACAATGACAAGAACGACGCACAGTGGCAAAGTTTCGATGATTTGTTCTGGCAACGTCGCTTTACAAGTACAATCTATCGTGAAACTAACGTGTTCGATCGTGAGATTGACAGTTACAAAACAGGTGTAGATGCACTGATGGAATCTGAGAAGATTACTGAAGAGATCAGAAATTTCGAACACGACGTTTGGAACTTCTGA
- the gldN gene encoding gliding motility protein GldN, with amino-acid sequence MKRVTFFSHPVSRRGLSLRQLQLTLILFFAAIYEVNAQCESTDFVSMTPTLDYPYVKEHILTKRTIPYEYVREADVVWSKRVWREIDLREKINHPLYYPFDHHTPSGQYVRNTNCWSLWTIMRHHIIQGDLKIFSSYNPYQFDMLDGDQFKYPIAPKPGGNYCNDSVFRNEVFYYLGKLGPGSDVILSTWDGRDSTRWVNGVEEFVYAERDTFWIDSKDIVKYRIKEDWFFDKERSVMDVRILGIAPVVLKEETAPNGQTMIAGLETKFWVYFPHLRYLLTNYYVYNEKNDAQWMSFDDLFWKRRFSSTVYKENNVFDRSIDSYRTGVDALQESADIIESIRTFEQDVWNF; translated from the coding sequence ATGAAAAGAGTTACATTCTTTAGTCATCCCGTCTCAAGACGGGGCCTCAGTCTTCGTCAGCTACAGCTGACTCTTATCTTGTTTTTTGCGGCGATTTACGAAGTAAATGCCCAATGTGAATCCACGGATTTTGTTTCCATGACACCTACCCTGGATTATCCCTATGTGAAAGAACACATTCTAACCAAGCGAACGATTCCCTACGAATACGTTCGTGAAGCAGATGTGGTATGGAGCAAACGCGTTTGGAGGGAAATTGATCTGAGAGAGAAAATCAATCATCCGCTGTATTATCCGTTCGATCACCATACACCATCCGGACAATATGTGAGAAATACCAATTGCTGGTCTTTGTGGACCATTATGAGGCATCACATTATCCAGGGTGACCTGAAAATCTTTTCGTCTTACAATCCTTATCAATTTGATATGTTGGACGGAGACCAGTTTAAGTACCCGATTGCTCCGAAACCCGGTGGGAATTATTGCAACGATTCGGTGTTCAGAAACGAAGTGTTCTACTATTTAGGCAAGTTGGGGCCAGGTTCGGATGTCATTTTATCAACCTGGGACGGAAGAGATTCTACCCGGTGGGTAAATGGCGTGGAGGAGTTTGTTTACGCAGAAAGAGACACATTTTGGATCGATTCCAAAGACATTGTCAAATACCGGATCAAGGAGGACTGGTTTTTCGATAAGGAACGTTCTGTGATGGATGTCCGTATCCTGGGAATTGCACCCGTAGTTCTGAAAGAAGAAACTGCACCGAACGGACAAACAATGATTGCCGGTTTGGAAACCAAATTCTGGGTGTATTTCCCGCATTTAAGGTATCTGTTGACTAACTATTACGTGTATAATGAGAAAAATGATGCGCAATGGATGAGTTTTGACGATTTGTTCTGGAAGCGCAGGTTTTCAAGCACGGTCTACAAGGAAAACAATGTTTTTGACAGGTCAATAGATAGTTATCGAACCGGGGTCGACGCGCTGCAGGAATCCGCAGACATAATAGAAAGTATCCGGACTTTTGAACAGGACGTCTGGAATTTTTAA